In Papaver somniferum cultivar HN1 chromosome 1, ASM357369v1, whole genome shotgun sequence, a genomic segment contains:
- the LOC113338473 gene encoding F-box/kelch-repeat protein At3g23880-like, translated as MKRPNNSRIAEQESSAMSIFIPEEIIFDILTRLPAKSLSRFRCVSKSWNNLIKNPRFVKLQINHSLKYGEPGIIYTYTRERKICCVDYDSSSSRLSNSVAQFDCPSELKMGRIIDSCNGLVCYLSSLREIVICNPYIKDYRKLPSPSEPDVTNPRYEYDNYTYCKYGFGYDSKTDDYKFACMSKYPGMSTEIIVYSLIFDSWKIWQDIPYELADDDLVLFEGIFYWVEDRSEYAETDEDIGKVISSLDSGVDSFTRYALPQHFKKCIGRIYVCVLGGCLHIIGNHHRGSFSEVWVMKDFGWTKLFTIDKTSSGLRCFACLNLKHSFKNGEILVQANSAFSYLYDLKRKRFEKLVFNDCEVFNSCAFLGTFVSPNNLGTSLGNAAGHNKRQKVSHVKKMKD; from the exons ATGAAAAGACCTAATAATTCCAGAATAGCAGAACAAGAATCATCTGCAATGTCGATCTTTATTCCAGAAGAGATCATATTTGACATTTTAACAAGATTACCAGCAAAATCTCTCTCAAGATTCAGGTGTGTATCCAAATCTTGGAACAATCTTATTAAAAACCCTCGTTTTGTCAAACTCCAAATTAACCATTCTTTGAAATATGGTGAACCTGGTATCATATATACATATACTCGCGAGAGAAAGATCTGTTGTGTTGATTACGATTCATCATCTTCGAGATTAAGTAATTCTGTTGCTCAATTTGATTGCCCTTCAGAACTTAAAATGGGACGCATTATAGATTCTTGCAATGGGTTAGTTTGTTATCTTTCATCTCTGAGAGAAATTGTGATTTGCAATCCGTATATTAAAGATTACAGGAAGTTACCATCGCCATCCGAACCAGATGTTACGAATCCAAGATATGAATATGACAATTATACCTATTGTAAGTATGGGTTCGGCTATGATTCGAAAACAGATGATTATAAGTTTGCATGTATGTCAAAGTATCCAGGAATGTCTACTGAAATCATTGTATATTCATTGATATTCGATTCATGGAAGATATGGCAAGACATCCCTTATGAATTAGCTGATGATGATCTAGTGCTTTTTGAAGGAATTTTTTACTGGGTGGAAGATAGATCAGAATATGCCGAGACAGATGAAGACATCGGTAAAGTGATTTCCTCTTTGGATAGTGGTGTGGACTCATTCACAAGATATGCACTACCACAACACTTCAAAAAGTGTATCGGCCGGATATATGTTTGTGTTTTGGGAGGTTGTCTTCACATTATTGGTAATCATCACAGGGGGTCTTTTAGTGAGGTTTGGGTGATGAAAGATTTTGGTTGGACAAAACTGTTCACTATTGATAAAACAAGTAGTGGCCTTAGATGCTTTGCGTGTTTGAATCTGAAGCATTCCTTCAAGAATGGTGAGATTTTGGTACAGGCGAATAGCGCTTTCTCTTATTTGTATGATCTCAAACGTAAAAGGTTCGAAAAACTTGTGTTCAATGACTGTGAAGTGTTCAACTCATGCGCTTTTCTGGGGACCTTCGTTTCACCTAATAACTTGGGTACTTCTTTGGGGAATGCAGCAGGTCACAACAAGCGGCAGAAG GTTTCACAtgtaaagaagatgaaagattAG